The nucleotide sequence CTTATACCATCCTGATCTATCTCAAATCCAAGGAAATCAATTTTCTCTTGGAAGAAGTGACACTTTTCCATTTTTAAAGTAAACCCTGCTTCTTTCAACAAGCCTAACACCTCTTTGAGACGTTCAAGCCCTTCCTCGAAGGACTTGGACGGTATCAAAATATCGTCCATATAAATTACGACATAGCTCACTTTAGATTTACTGAGGACTTTGTGAATTGCTCTCTGAAAAACGGCAGGAGCGTTTGCCAAACCGAATGGTACCCGGTTGTACTCATATAAACCGTCGGGTGTGACAAACGCTGTTTTCTCGCGGGAATTCTCGGCTATAGGAATCTGATGATAGCCTGAGGCTAAATCTAGGGATGTAAATAACGACTGGCCAGAAAGCTGATCCAATAGATCCTCAATATGTGGCAAAGGATAATGATCTCTTTTGGTGCGGCTGTTGAGAGCGCGGTAGTCTACGCAAAGGCGTTTTTCACCCGATTTCTTTTTGACTAATACGATTGGGCTCGCATAAGGAGACTCGGACTCACGCACTATTCCATGATCCAGCATATCACTAACCATGTCCTGAACTAGCTTACGCTCGGAATGAGCTAGACGATACGGTCTATATACTACTGGAGTAGTGTCCTTAAGGTGAATCTCCATCTCAGTCACGTTAGTAAACCCTAAGTCGTGCATTCCAGTTGAGAAACAATCTTTAAATTCACTTAGTAACTCTTCGCATTGGCGTTTCTGGCTATCGGTTAACTGTTCCCCACATTTGGGTCTTACGGATTCCTGAGGGAGCAAGTCATTTGAAATATGCAAAACTCTCTTACTACTACCTACGAATTTGGCGCGAGTAATAAGGGTGTTTTCTTTAAAGTGTAGCGGTGTTGAGCTAACATTCTGAATAAAAAGATTGCAGTTAACACCTTTAACTTGGTATTCACCTGGCATAAGGTAGTATTCTTGCCCAACGGGACCCCTAATCGACCCATTCACATAAAAATTGCCATGACAAGAAATGTTAGACTTTACTGGAACAGATATCATTTCACCTACATCGATGGAAACATCACAAGCCGTATTTAACTCAACTTTAATATCATCTACATGTTCTGTTCGTTCAAACTTCAATTCTTTCGGAGTCTTAATAATCGTCAACGTAGGTCTCTCCGTATAACTATGTCCAAGTAAGAtgttacatttcattaaatggTCATCTACTATAAATACTTCTACATTCCTTTCTATAATGCCCTGAACCTCTATATCAGCAAAAGTAAAACCCAATGGTAAGTATGGGACGTTACCTAGGCCTGTCAAGTAAGGACCCGTAACTTCCTTCCAAGTAATACCCAATTGCAAAGCAGCATTTTTCTGAATAAGAGTAGCCTCACTACCTAAGTCTACTTGGCACAGAATGGGGATACCGTTTACGTTTATTAGAATCTTATATTTGTCGCTAGTATTTTCAGACACTGAAACTCTAAGAACACTTTTCTCCTTAGGTGGATTTTCTTTGGTTTTTGTACAATGTAGAGAATCGTGACCAATAAAGTTACAAGTAGTACACTTTAATAGGGGTTTGGGACATTTAAAGCTAGGATGTCCCACACCCTGACAATTAAAGCACTTAATAGTTCCCTTCTGGCTATTACTTTTAGTTGCGCTACCGTTAACATCACTAGGCTTTGATAAAGAACTATTTGTGTTACCTGGACGCCGATCGCGGTTCATATTATTTGCATTATCTAATTGATTTCTATTATTCGATTTTATGGTTTTAAAGAATTCAAGTACATCTTCAGGCTTGTCAAATTTGGCTGCTTGGGCGCCTACGCGCACACCTCTGTCATCAATCGCGTAAAGTAAACAGTCCACAGCTTGCTTTCCAAATATCTTACATCTATTCAAAAGATTAATTTTGGCAAAGTAATACATTTCAAATGATTCCCCAGGGCGTACCCGTCTATTAAGCATATCAGTTAATAATTCAGCGTAATTTTCAGTGGCTGGAAAAGATTCTCTCAATAAATCTTTCCACTCAGTCCATGTATGCTTAATTGAGGGTAGACCCTGATACCAGGTTTTCGCAAGTCCAGTAAGTTTTGGCAGAGCGTAGTGAATCGTTTGTTTATCGTTCCAGTTATAAATTTCTGAGCATTCCTCGACTTTATCGAGCCAGACATTTACTGTCTGCTCTTTCGACATAGGGTCAAACTCAGGTATGACATTATTTAAACTCGAGCCAGAAAACGATTCACTATGCCCAGTCtttgattttaataattttacaaacTCATCAAGAAGACTTGATGTTGCTTTGTGCTTCTCATTTTTATTTCCATCAAAGTCAGGGCTGCGTTCCTTAGCAGGTGTTCTTAGGCAACGATCACGAATATGACGGTGGTTTCGTGGCGTATTTTTGCTACGGGCTTGGCCACGAGAGGCACGCAATGCTGGCAAAGAACGCACTTCCCGCTCGTCGTTTATTCGTGAACGTTTGCAACGTACCTCACTTTCAAGAATCTTGAGCTGTTCTCTTTTCCGTATGAGCTCCTGCTCTCGCTGTCGCAGTGATTCAGTGCTATCGACGCTTGAACTTCGGCGACGACTGCGGCTAGGCCTGGTCCGCGAAGCGCGATCATCACGACGACTGCGACTGCGACTTGGCCGTGTCAATGAGTTGCGGGGTCTGCGTAGGCTGCGGCTGCGGCTGCGGGTATGTCGCGTTCGCGTACTCCGATCATCACGGCGACTGCGTCCACGGCTGCGTCGCGAGCCTCCAGGCCGCTTTCTTTCAGTATCTTCGTCACTCATTTTCTGAAACTCGGATACATTTATGTCAGTTCTTGAAGTTGGAAAGCCTTAAACAAATTAACAGAACATAAAAGTCAGTGGAATCGATCACTCGGTCTAACGTTACATAAATTTATGTCGGAATAAGATAATTAGTCATGTATTTCAATTATTAAGAATGAGGGTAAGTCACAAAAATCACCTTATTGTAAAGTATTCtattctttttttctttttaaatccaTATTCATCCAATCCATGTCTGTTTATTTTCACGATTAATTGTACAcaatgtatataagtatatttattatttctatttttaactatatttttgtattttatcgatatttgaagtaattaaaaaataacttttatcaACCGTTTCTCTTCAATCCATGTTCATCTGCttcaaaatgtattatttttattactaaaaacactaaatacatataatattattagttcTTTAATATTTCACTTATATTTTAGCAATTGCTCaacgttttcaaaaaaaatattaaagatgTCGGTAGGATTCCAATTTGAAATCCATATGCATCAGTTCACTGACAGATCATTTCTAAAATAAACGATACTtaatatgtttaaatatttaaattctttctATTTTCACTGATATTTTTGGTATAGCtactcatttttttatttaatttgaattCAATAACGTTCGAGCTAATGGCGTGGTATACGAaaagtttgtttatttttttcgcAACGATCCCTACTTCTGATATGTTACGATATTTCAAGGGTAAAAGATAGTTTTAAACAACAAGTAACGAATCAAATGTTTATTATGCAAAATATCCAACTATTCAaagcaaatacataaatattcaaAATGTCACCAACCTTACGCGAAGACGTCTCGTTCCGAAGTGTCAACTGTCAACCGTGACCGACCAGTTGTGACGTAGCCATTCGTTCACTATGAATTTAGCTAGCAAAGTGTTGCCAGTGCAATATTAATAGTCACGTTACACAATATAGGCCGATAGCCGGCTCCCAATTATATCAAAATTGTTTGAAAAGGCTATGGCCAACCGAATGTACAACTTTTTAGAGAAATTCCATATCTTAGACTACAACCAGAACGGGTTCCGTAAAAATCACTCCACTACCCTGGCGGTGTACAAGTATATACACGAGGTTCTAAATTATCTGAGGGATAAACAGCATGGTATTGGACTGCTTTTAGATATGACCAAAGCGTACGAAAAAGTTTCGCATACAATACTCTTGAAAAAATTGTACGGAGTAGGCATTCGAAATGAAGCGCATCATTGTTGGCTAAAATCTTATCTACATAACCGAACGCAGTGTGTGCAGATACAGCACTACGACGAAACAACTGCTGAACTTAGATATGTGCAATCAGATACAACGATAATATATATTAATGACTTGCCCAAGGTAATGAAACAGTCGTGTATACTATTTGCGGACGATGTATCAATATTATTTAAATGCCCCAATGACCACGACATAAGCAGTGACATTAAAGGAACACTAAACGTAGTAGACAACTGGCTACGCGACCACTCCTTAGAATGAAATAccacaaaaacaaaattaattcaatttcgGCCATATCAAAAAGATGCCCTTGACCTATCAGCTTTGTCATCAGAAACTGGTATAGAAGTCAGCGAGTTTAACTTATTAGGAGTATTTATCGATACGCGCCTAAATTGGAAAAAACATATAGaggaaacaaagaaaaaaatatctcgGTTCAAATACGCCTTAGGGATACTTAAAAGAAATACTCACAGTGAATGCGCACTATTCTGTCTATTACGCATATGCGTACGCCTGGCTGAGGTATGGAATTATATTATGGGGCGATAGCACTGATATTAacgatttatttgttttacaaaaaaaatgcctCCGTGTTATTGTTAACACCCATGAGCTTGACAGTtgcaaaaaacattttattcaaaataataTGCTAACCTTACCATATACATCCTTGAAATCGGGTTATTTGTCAGAAAACATCGTTATGTTTGAATTTACAAAAAGTGCGCGCCGCCGTAACAACTTAGTCCTTCCGCCTCATAGAATTCATATGTACAAAGTCGGACCATACTATAGGTGTATACAAATATATAATAAGCTCCCAATAGATATTAAGAACGAGACCGATTTCAACGTGTACAAGAATAGGCTGAAGACCTTTTTAACCTCAAAAGCCTACTACTCAGTCGAAGAGTTTATGACAGATACAAATTTATGATTTGACCTAGGAATTActttgtttgtttattaattaatgtgctaattacttgtaaatgtattataataaaatgtggATAACGTACTTatgaatttggaaccttttaTGAATTTTATCAATTTAACCataaattaatttcaatttaaattacttttatttttacttttgttttaaattacttttatttttattttatttcaaacaacTATGATTATGTCTTACATGTTTTACTTGAATCTGTATCTgtattattcctttattttaattgtaatgaATTCCTATTGTTTACTTGAATGCTACTTTAATTTGactatgtaataattatatttagtaATTAGTTTTAGAATATTATCTGTTGCTATGCCCTGACAGGGTAACCATGCATGCACTTAATACATGTTAAAACCTTAATGTAACCATGGTTCtgcaataaattaaatgaaacaaTTGTTAGAACAATATCCTAACGTTTGGCGCAATGAGCTCGGTTTATTTAACAAGTTCAAGGTCACGTTGCGTCTCAAGGAAAATTCATACCCAA is from Cydia splendana unplaced genomic scaffold, ilCydSple1.2 scaffold_80_ctg1, whole genome shotgun sequence and encodes:
- the LOC134805908 gene encoding uncharacterized protein LOC134805908, coding for MSDEDTERKRPGGSRRSRGRSRRDDRSTRTRHTRSRSRSLRRPRNSLTRPSRSRSRRDDRASRTRPSRSRRRSSSVDSTESLRQREQELIRKREQLKILESEVRCKRSRINDEREVRSLPALRASRGQARSKNTPRNHRHIRDRCLRTPAKERSPDFDGNKNEKHKATSSLLDEFVKLLKSKTGHSESFSGSSLNNVIPEFDPMSKEQTVNVWLDKVEECSEIYNWNDKQTIHYALPKLTGLAKTWYQGLPSIKHTWTEWKDLLRESFPATENYAELLTDMLNRRVRPGESFEMYYFAKINLLNRCKIFGKQAVDCLLYAIDDRGVRVGAQAAKFDKPEDVLEFFKTIKSNNRNQLDNANNMNRDRRPGNTNSSLSKPSDVNGSATKSNSQKGTIKCFNCQGVGHPSFKCPKPLLKCTTCNFIGHDSLHCTKTKENPPKEKSVLRVSVSENTSDKYKILINVNGIPILCQVDLGSEATLIQKNAALQLGITWKEVTGPYLTGLGNVPYLPLGFTFADIEVQGIIERNVEVFIVDDHLMKCNILLGHSYTERPTLTIIKTPKELKFERTEHVDDIKVELNTACDVSIDVGEMISVPVKSNISCHGNFYVNGSIRGPVGQEYYLMPGEYQVKGVNCNLFIQNVSSTPLHFKENTLITRAKFVGSSKRVLHISNDLLPQESVRPKCGEQLTDSQKRQCEELLSEFKDCFSTGMHDLGFTNVTEMEIHLKDTTPVVYRPYRLAHSERKLVQDMVSDMLDHGIVRESESPYASPIVLVKKKSGEKRLCVDYRALNSRTKRDHYPLPHIEDLLDQLSGQSLFTSLDLASGYHQIPIAENSREKTAFVTPDGLYEYNRVPFGLANAPAVFQRAIHKVLSKSKVSYVVIYMDDILIPSKSFEEGLERLKEVLGLLKEAGFTLKMEKCHFFQEKIDFLGFEIDQDGIRPGLSKTEAVAKFPTPTNQHEIRRFLGLASFFRRFVKGFAVLARPLTNLLRKDTPW